In bacterium, the genomic window ACCGCGCGGGGATTAACCTGGGTCAGGCCTCCGGCCTGACGAACGCGGTTCCCCGCCGGAATATAGGGCGTCCTCGCGGTAATAGAGTACCGCGAAAAATAAGAAAACCGCAAGCACGAGGGTCGTGTTTGCGGCTTCTTGTTTTATACCGTGTTGTCGAGCGCTCAGAACCGGTAAGCTGCTCCGATCATCAGCGAAGTGGTCAGCATCGCCACCTGCTCTTCAATCTTCTCAAAATCGTAGGCGTCTGACTGTGTCGTGGAGCGGCTCCACGTCGAGAGACTCCAATGGAGATTCGCCGACAGCATCAAGTTCGTGGGCCGAATCCTGAATCGAAGTCCGGTGTCGGCAAAGAATCCCAGCGCCGCAGTCTCGTCAACGGGTCGTTCTTCCAAATAGAGCCGAGGCTCACCTTGCGAGTAGTCGTAGTTCCATGAATAGAACTGTGTGTCACGAAGACCGAGTAATACACCGCCGCCGATGCAAGGAACGACCACGGCCACAGGGTTTCTGGTCGTGAACCAGTGCGCGCCTGCCATGATGTTATTCTGTCCTTCGCTGTACCAGCCGGGCGAATCCACATCCTCGTCAACACTCCAGCGATACCATCCCGCGAACAATCGCAAGCCGGGCGATTGAACGCCTACACGAATGACCTGCTCATCCAGCGGATTGGTTGCAGCCGCCTCGGCTTCGATGAACAATCTCGGCGAAGCTACTGCCTGAATAGCAAACGAACAGAACAATATTGCAACCGCAACGGCGCAGGCGCTGCGCATCACTTACCTCATTTGCTTTCCAGCGGTTTGTAATGCTTCTCCATCCACGCCTTGTAATCGGCCTGCTTTTGCTTGATGGCCCGCCACCACGCTTCGTTCTCGACATACCACTTCACCGTCTTCTCGAGCCCCTGCTGGAAGTTGTGCTTCTTCACCCAACCGAGCTTCTGAATCTTGTCGGTGTCCACCGCGTAGCGGCGGTCATGGCCGGGGCGATCCTGCACATAGGTGATGAGATCATGCCCCTTACCCAACAGCTTTAGAATCGCGTGCGTGACGTCAATGTTGAATTCTTCATTGTGCGAACCGCAGTTGTAGATCTCGCCGACCTCGCCCTTGTGCAGGACGAGATCAAGTCCGTCGCATTGATCCTCAACGAACAGCCAGTCCCGCACCTGCTTGCCGTCGCCATAGACGGGCACGGGCTTATTCTCGATCAGGTTGGTCACAAACAGCGGCACGAGCTTCTCGGGATACTGAAACGGTCCGAAATTATTGGACGAGCGCGTAATCAATACCGGCAAACCATACGTGACAAAATACGAGCGCGCGAGCAACTCACCCCCGGCTTTCGCGGATGAATACGGCGACGACGGAAAGAGATTGTCGGTCTCTTTGAAGTAGCCTTCCAGCCGCGAACCGTAAACTTCGTCCGTCGAGATGTGCAGGAAGCGCTCGACTTTGCGGCGGCGCGCCTCTTCGCACAGCACATAGACGCCCTTGACATTCGTCATCACGAACAGATCGCCCGCGTGAATCGAGCGGTCCACATGCGTCTCGGCGGCGAAGTTCACGACGGCATCGCAGCCGTCCATCGCTTCGGCAACCTTCACCGGGTCGCAAATATCGCCCTGCACAAACCGATAGCGCGGATCGTTCTCGATATCCTTCAGGTTATCAAGATTCCCCGCGTACGTCAGCACATCTAAATTCGTAATCTTCAAGTGCGGATACTTCCGAAGCATATGCCGCACAAAATTGGAGCCAATAAACCCGGCCCCACCGGTGATAAGGAGGTGGTTCATGAATTGTTATTATTGAATCTTATTGCTCTTCTGAAGATTGTGACGCGCGCAAAGCAGTTGAACATTCTCGGCAAGCAGCGATGTGCCACCTCGTGAAAACGGCAGGTTATGATCAAAATGGAGATTGTCCTTGCTTCCGCAAAGTACACACTGCCCTTTGTCGCGTTTAAAGACTTCCGCTTTTACAGCCGTAGGAATTAGTCGCGAATGTGTGAGCTCGTCTGCTGTCAAATCGTGCTGATCCAAGTCGTCAACAAGTTCCAAGCGAAACTTGTAAACATTTCGTCTTCCGTCGTATTGAAGCCACGAATCAACCAGCTTGAAGCTGCCATTAAACACCCAGACGCCATCATAGATCTTCTGATACACACGAACGATTTCCGGCGCAGAATGCCCATTCTTGAATGACACAGCGGCACGATAGAATAGCCCATTCTGCGTGAGAATTCCGCTCGGCCTCACGCTTGGTTGGTCAACTTCTTTGGGATCTTTATCAACTGTGTTTCGAGCGGCGTCATGCCCCTCGTAAATCAGGGCTCGACCGCCATCTTCGATTTCATCCCGATATGGAGCATTTCCTCGGGTGTTCATCAAGAAAATACTCGTCCGGCCATTCGGCCGAAAGTGCATTCCAGCTTGCAACATTCTACCAAACTCATTTTGGCACATCTCATGGTGCGAGAGAATGGTGTTGCGAGCAATCATACCGTCCCTTCCAACCTCACCTCTTCTCCCCCACCACAGCAATCGTCTTACACAAATACTTCGGCGACACTTTCGCCAGCCACTCGGGCGACGCGTCCACGCCGCCGGGATGAATGACCTTAAGGCCTGAGGCCTCAAACAGCTTGGCGATGAACTTGTGCGTGAAGATACTCATGTGGCGCGTGTCGGCCGCGGGGCCGGGCATCTTGCCGCGCACGAGTTGACCGAGATACTCGACATGCTGAATGTTCGGCACGGTCAGCGCGACCTTGCCGCCCGGCTCAAGCACGCGTGAAATTTCATTCAGCGCATGCTCGGGAAACACCAGATGCTCAAGCACCTCAAGACACGTCACAAAATCAAAACTCGCATTGGCGAACGGCAGGCCGTCACGGTCAATGTCATTCTGCACCTTGTGATCCAACCCTTGCGCCTGCGCCAGCGCGTTCTCGGCGAAATCCGTCCCCGTCACATGCACGCCGTCGAGTTCCT contains:
- the rfbB gene encoding dTDP-glucose 4,6-dehydratase, whose product is MNHLLITGGAGFIGSNFVRHMLRKYPHLKITNLDVLTYAGNLDNLKDIENDPRYRFVQGDICDPVKVAEAMDGCDAVVNFAAETHVDRSIHAGDLFVMTNVKGVYVLCEEARRRKVERFLHISTDEVYGSRLEGYFKETDNLFPSSPYSSAKAGGELLARSYFVTYGLPVLITRSSNNFGPFQYPEKLVPLFVTNLIENKPVPVYGDGKQVRDWLFVEDQCDGLDLVLHKGEVGEIYNCGSHNEEFNIDVTHAILKLLGKGHDLITYVQDRPGHDRRYAVDTDKIQKLGWVKKHNFQQGLEKTVKWYVENEAWWRAIKQKQADYKAWMEKHYKPLESK
- a CDS encoding HNH endonuclease; its protein translation is MIARNTILSHHEMCQNEFGRMLQAGMHFRPNGRTSIFLMNTRGNAPYRDEIEDGGRALIYEGHDAARNTVDKDPKEVDQPSVRPSGILTQNGLFYRAAVSFKNGHSAPEIVRVYQKIYDGVWVFNGSFKLVDSWLQYDGRRNVYKFRLELVDDLDQHDLTADELTHSRLIPTAVKAEVFKRDKGQCVLCGSKDNLHFDHNLPFSRGGTSLLAENVQLLCARHNLQKSNKIQ
- a CDS encoding class I SAM-dependent methyltransferase — its product is MPDLKTLNSQSWDDRLEARAHTYQLRGRFRFAHEHVVKHQPKRWLDIGTGNGFLPHVTREELDGVHVTGTDFAENALAQAQGLDHKVQNDIDRDGLPFANASFDFVTCLEVLEHLVFPEHALNEISRVLEPGGKVALTVPNIQHVEYLGQLVRGKMPGPAADTRHMSIFTHKFIAKLFEASGLKVIHPGGVDASPEWLAKVSPKYLCKTIAVVGEKR